Within Cellulophaga sp. L1A9, the genomic segment TGCTCATACTCTGCCGTTGGATCAATTTTAATTTTGATGTTTATCGGTAAATTATCTTTACTAACATCTGGTTTAGATGTTGTTTCGGAAAGTAGCCAAGAAGTATCAGTATTAATTAAAATATGCTTGCGATCATTAGAAACGATTATTTCATTCACTTTTATGGCATATTCTTCGGTCGTCATTTTTTCAATATCATATTTATGAAGTGTTAGACCGTCTTCATTTTGAACTTGTTCCGTAATGAATAAAACGTTTTTTGGACCCTTTGCTAAGCTAGTGTAATTTTTATCGGCTAATTTTAAAGCTACGATTCTGCGATAAATTCCGTCAGCATCAATTTTTACTATAATTTTTGGAGTTTCTAGATCATCTTTCTTCTTACTTTTAGAAATGGCTTTAGTTGGTATTGTGTTTTTCTCTTCATTTTCTTCATCAGTTTTGGGTAGATTAGGAGCCTTTGTATCTTTTGATAGGACAATAGCATATAGGCTTCTTGTCACATTAGTATCATAAGAACTCATGTCTAGCCACCCAGACTGCAAGCCATAATTTGTGCTTGCTAAAAAGTATAAATAGGAGCCAGATTCATCCCAAATTGGACTAATAGCATCTGCAAGTCCATCTGTTAATTGAATTGTTTCTTTCGTAGTGTTGTTATAAGCGAAAATTGCTTTGTAATTATTGACTAATTGTTTTGGGAAAGCAATCCATTGACTATCTGGAGACCAGATAGGATTCATGGTTCTTGTAGGATGCGCATAAGAATCGGTAGCTACCTTTTCCGATTTTCCTGTCATCAAATTAATAATCCAGATGTTGTAGTCAGTATCAGAATATGCAATATGTTTACCATCAGGAGACCAATCTGGCTTAAAATAAAACGTAGTATTAGGTAGTTTGTAGCTTTTTTTATGTTCACCATCTTGATTTGCTACCACTAGTTCGTATTCTCCTGTGGCATCAGAAAACCAAGCAATCTTATCTCCTTTTGGAGACCAAACAGGCGAACGATCTGCTACTCCTGAGCTATTTGTAATATTTTTCCAAGTTCCGTTTTCTTTAGGGATTGTAAAAATATCTCCACGATGTTCAAATACTGCTCTTTTACCTGTAGGAGAAATATTTGGGTTTGTTAATTGCTTAGCAGTAACACTTTCCCAACGGGGTCTTGCAAAATTCATATCACCATTTATAATAATAGAAAGTTGTTTTGTTATTCCCGTTTCTGGATTTACAAGGTGTAAATAACCGCCTTGTTCATAAACGATAGAAGTAGTACTTGCATCTAAACTTTTAACATCAAATTTTTTATGAAAAGTGATTTGTTTTTCTTTTTTTGTCACAGGGTCAAAAGACCAAATATTGCTGGCGTAATCACGTTCAGACAAGTAAAAAACGTTATTATTAAACCATACAGGATATAAGTGACGTTCTTTTGTGGGCTGGGGTGTTGTAATTAACTCTTTGGTTTCCATATTTACAATCCAAATAGGCATTGCTTGCCCTCCTCTATAATTTCTCCATTCTGGATCCCAAGAAGTAATAGGGGTGTAGGCTATAAAGTTACCATTTTCAGAAAATTCTCCATATGCAGCTCTTGGGATGTCAATAGCCACAGGAAAACTACCTGTAGTTGTTACTTTATATAATTTATTGGTGACTGTAGGTTTACTTTCTCTTCCAGATCTAAATAGAACTTCGCCTTCAGGAGTCCAGCCTTCTGCAAAATCAGCAGACGGATGATAAGTTAATCTTTTAGGTTCTCCTCCTGTGGATGGTATAATATATACATCAACATTTCCATCATACTCTGCTGTAAAAGCAATTGTTTTACCGTCTTTAGAAAAATGTGGGTTAGATTCATAACCTTCATTACTAGTTAATCGTATAGCTTGACCACCGTTTATAGTTGTTTTCCACAAATCTTCAGCATACACAAATACAATTTCTGTATCAGAAATTGTAGGTTGTCTTAGTAATTGAGTTCCTTGTGCATTTACAAATAAAGTGGCTAGTAAAAAGCTAATCGAATAAAAGGATTTCATAAAGAGTTAGTTTAGTATCATTTTAAATGAAACAAAAAGAGGTAGTCTATAATCCTACTTTAATTCTTTTTAGGAATTGAAAATGCAATATTTCTATCTCTTTCAATTTGAGTGTTGAAAGTATTAAATTTTTATCGCATCTACAATTCTAAAATTTTCTTAAGACCACCTAACTTGTCATTTGATTTTAAATGTGTTTCTCCTTCCTGGATTAAAACATTCAATTTAAAAGACAAAGCGATACGTGGCTTTTAATAGAAATATATTCTTAGGTTGTAAGTCTCCAAAAAGATTTTTATCCAAAGTCGCAAATAAGCCATCATTAGGGTTACCGCCGCTAGATAAGTCTTGTGACCATACCAAAAATATTTCTGAACCAGGCTTATATTCCCAACGTA encodes:
- a CDS encoding S41 family peptidase, whose product is MKSFYSISFLLATLFVNAQGTQLLRQPTISDTEIVFVYAEDLWKTTINGGQAIRLTSNEGYESNPHFSKDGKTIAFTAEYDGNVDVYIIPSTGGEPKRLTYHPSADFAEGWTPEGEVLFRSGRESKPTVTNKLYKVTTTGSFPVAIDIPRAAYGEFSENGNFIAYTPITSWDPEWRNYRGGQAMPIWIVNMETKELITTPQPTKERHLYPVWFNNNVFYLSERDYASNIWSFDPVTKKEKQITFHKKFDVKSLDASTTSIVYEQGGYLHLVNPETGITKQLSIIINGDMNFARPRWESVTAKQLTNPNISPTGKRAVFEHRGDIFTIPKENGTWKNITNSSGVADRSPVWSPKGDKIAWFSDATGEYELVVANQDGEHKKSYKLPNTTFYFKPDWSPDGKHIAYSDTDYNIWIINLMTGKSEKVATDSYAHPTRTMNPIWSPDSQWIAFPKQLVNNYKAIFAYNNTTKETIQLTDGLADAISPIWDESGSYLYFLASTNYGLQSGWLDMSSYDTNVTRSLYAIVLSKDTKAPNLPKTDEENEEKNTIPTKAISKSKKKDDLETPKIIVKIDADGIYRRIVALKLADKNYTSLAKGPKNVLFITEQVQNEDGLTLHKYDIEKMTTEEYAIKVNEIIVSNDRKHILINTDTSWLLSETTSKPDVSKDNLPINIKIKIDPTAEYEQIFKEGWRYMRDFLYVNNTHGAPWDTIYEWYAPWIKHVRHRADLNYVVDIMSGEISIGHSYVSGGDMPDVDFVPIGLLGCDFTIENGYYKISKIYNGENWNPDLYAPLAQPGLEVKVGDYITAINGKPLKATVNPFVLLEQTAGRETRLTINNSASSGGKEILVKPISSERGLRTYDWIEGNRRKVDELSGGKLAYVYVPNTGNGGYEAFNRYYFSQQDKKGVIIDERNNGGGSAADYMIDIMAREPYGYFNSKTEGNRPWTSPAAGIWGPKVMLINERSGSGGDLLPYMFHMKKVGPLVGTRTWGGLVGTWDTPPFIDGGRMVAPRGGFYDIDGEWAVEGDGIAPDIEVIQEPKLVLQGKDPQLEKGIEEALRLLETQEFKMKPEPKAPIRWKRPKGYQEE